The Microcystis aeruginosa NIES-843 sequence CGGAAGCAGATGATCGAGGTGATAAATTTAGAAAATATCGTTCCCTGCCAAGTTTTTGTGAATACCTGCTCGTTAGCCAAACTGAACCCTACATTGAGCAATATTTTAGACTCGCACAGAGCGATCGCTGGCAATTGCAAACCTACGATCAACTTAGTCAAATAATCCCTCTGGAGAGTTTAAACGTTGAACTTCCCTTGCTAGAAATTTATCGTCGTGTTAGTTTTGCCGCAGCCTCATAAATCCCTTAATCCGATTAATAACCTTTCTATTTTGTTTACATAAAAAGCGATCGCCCCACAGTTTAAACTCAAAAAACCGCCATCGACAAAGAAGCGGCGAGTAGTAGTTCATTAGAACTACTCTGGATAGTTAGGCAGAGAATGATATTGAAAAATGCCAAATATACTGCCGACACTGCCGACACTTAGAATACTGCCAACACTGCCAATACTGAGAATACTGCCGACACTGCCAATACTGAGCATACTGCCGATACTAACCAGACTTAAAATGCTGCTGGCACTAGCGAGACTTAAAATACTGCCGGCACTGCCTAAACTCAAGATACAGCGATAACTAGCTTTGCTCAGATAATTAAGACCAGAAATCATTTTAAATCGGGGAAAGATTGGGGAATAGTTAGGGAAGTATTTTGCCAAACCTGTTGTAAACGCATAGCCGGCATAGTTAGATAAAGAATATCACCTTGATCGAGAGTGATTTCCAGTAATTGCCAACCGTGGATAGTTTGACCCTGTTTTTCTAGGTAAAGTGGCACAAAATCGGCATTCATCGCCGCTTCCTTGACAATTTGCCCCATAAAAGGATGATTAGGTGTGATTAATGTAGCCAAAGCAACCCAGAGGAGATCATCGGTCATGCCATTACCGAGAATTCTACCGCCCAAAGCGGCCGCAGCGAAGGAATAGGTAGCTAGATCCCGGGGACATAATACCGTATCAAAATCAAAAACCTCTTGAATCGATCGCCCGAATTGTTCCTGAGAGCAGCGTAAAACTAGATTAATTTTAGGAGCGATCGCTTTAGCAGTGAGGGCAATCTCCACATTAATCATATCCTCGTAAGTAACCACGATCAAAGATTCGGCGTTGTTAATATTAGCGGTTTCTAGGGTAGCCACTAGACGCGCATCCTCGATGATAACGGGGATTCCCCAGGAGCGCACGGAATGCAAAAATCGATTATTGGGGTCCGATTCGATCACCACCACTTCACAGCCTTGGTCGTGCAATTGTCGCACGATCCGGGTGCCGATACCTCCTAAACCACAGATAATGTGATGATTGCGGACGGGAATGCGGGTAGCATCCCAAAACTGCTTAAAGCGACTACCGAGAATAAAATCGTTGAGGAGAGCATAACAGATACCGATAACCCCCGCACCGACAATCATCATGACCACGGTAAAAATTTTGATACTATCGGGGGTAGATTCGGCCACTTTTTCGTTACCTCCGGCACCGGTAATCATCCCGACGGAAAAATAGAGGGAATCGACGAGGGAAATTTTTTGATTAACGCTGAGATAGGTAACGGTAGCAAGGGAAATCATCCCCAAGAGGGAAAGGGTGACAAGAATTACCGGTTGGACATAGTGCTGATAGGGACGGAGATTGAGTAGATTTCTCAGCCACTTTTGCAGTTTAAAACGCTGTTTTGCCTTAATTGTCGGTTTATTGCCGATAATCAGATGATCGCCAGTTTGGAGTTTTTTGCCCGAAAGAACTGCGGAAACCAGATCAATTTCGTCGTGAGCCGGGAGATAATAGATTAACATCCGGGCCGGATCGTCCCAAAGCTCGTAGAGGGGTAATCCCCACCAAGGATGATTTTCCTCGATAATTATCTCTTGAATTGGCCAAAGGCGATCGAATAGCTGTAATTGACCGATAGCTTTATTACCAAGGGCAGCAAAGGAAAAGATCGGAGCCGCTAGGGAAGCAACGCTCATGCTAACGTGAGCAGGGAGGGTTTGATCGAGTCTTTCTCCTAAAGTTTCGTTAAATAGTCGGTTAACTATCCGAATTTTCGGGTTAATTATCCTTGCACGGGTGAGAATTTCCAGATTGAGTGCGTCGTTATCGATGGCCAAAACTAGGGTTTCTGCATCCGGGAGACCAGCTTGCAGGAGAGTTTTAGGAGAGCAGGGATCGCCGATAATAATATCAGACTGGTATTCGCAGACCATTTGGCGATCGCTAATCGCCACTACTGCCGCAGATTGTTGTTTGAGTAAACAAAAGATTTTATAACCCGTGCGACCTAATCCACAGACGATGATTTGCGGTTTCATTCGTCGAGCGCGTTTTTTGCTGATTAACCTTTCAGTTCTAGCGCAAAAACTAGGAAAAATCTGTAACTAAAGCTGCAATGCTGCCAATTTTCCTAATCAGGCTTTGAAGATGATAAAATAACCCTCATCATTGATTTAATCACCTAAGCCTTGACTCGCTTTCTTTGGGATAAATTTAGTAAAGATTACCTCGAAACTTTTCTCTCTTCTTCCGGTGACGTGAAAACTAGCCTTAATGTGACGGCAGAAACTCAAGAAATCGATGTCTATTTTCGACCGACTTCCCCCAAAATACCGCCCGAATTAGGTTTATTGGGCCGATTAGCTCAAACCCCTTGTTTATTGGAACCCTATCGCAATCCTGTCACGATTGAGGGAATTATCGCTTGTTTATCTAAACTGTTGACTGTGCGGGAACAATTACAAAGAGAAGCTCACCGTCATCAACAACCCTTATTAGCAGAAAATATTCCTAGACTATGGATACTAACTCCTACTGCCAGTCAAAGAATTATAACTGCTTTTTCCGCTCTCAATCATCCAGATTGGGGAGAAGGAATTTATTTTTTACCTCCAGCATTAACCACATCCCTTATTGTCCTGCATCAATTACCTGAAACCCCTGAAACCCTTTGGTTAAGATTATTAGGTAGAGGAGGAACCAGAACCAGAGCGATTGATGAATTAGAGGCCTTGTCTTCTAATCATCCCTTTAAATCAGCTTCCTTAAAATTATTATACAATTTGAGTAGGAACTTGCAAGCCTTACCCAAAAGAACCCAGGAGGAGAGGAAATTTATTATGCGTTTAGCCCCTTTATACGAACAAGATAGAGAAAAAGCTATTCAACAAGGAGAAGCTATCGGACTTCAAAAAGGTAGAATCGAAGGCATTCAAGAAGGAGAAGCTATCGGACTTCAAAAAGGAGAAGCCAACCTAGTGCTACGCTTACTTAACCGACGTTTTGGTGAACTGCCCCCGCATATCACTGAAACTATCCAAAAACTAGCCGTTGAACAATTAGAAGACTTAGGAGAAGCATTACTAGACTTTGAGACTCAAGCTGACTTAATTAATTGGCTTAATCAAAACTAAAATATTCTGGAAATGCCATTTAAAACTCCTCTAATTGTTTTCTTGAAATATCGGAAAATTGAGAGCTTTATTGAACGGGGCAAGGTCTTAGAAATTAATCACACCATCTCCATTAAAATCTGGCGTTGCTAATTTGAGTTCTGAATCTTCTTAGGTGAGATTTTTAAAACCTAGACCCCAACTAACTTTTGGATGCGATACACAGTTGGCATTCATCTCTTGATTCAGCAACGCCGAATAATCTTATACTACTCCTAATCACTTCTTATCTCTTGACAATGACCTTAGAAACCGATCACGGTAAAAGCCATCCCGTCGGGGCAACTGTCTTGGCCGATGGTGTCAACTTCTCACTATTTTCTAAGTATGCCACTGCGATCGAATTATTATTATTTGATGATGCTAATTCTCCCGTACCTAGCCGGACTATTCTCCTCACCCCGCAAACCAACCGCACCTTTTTCTATTGGCATATTTTCGTTCACGGCATTGGAGCCGGTCAAGTGTATGCTTATCGAGTCTATGGTCCGGATAATCCGGCCCAGGGTCATCGCTTCGATCCTGATAAAGTAGTTCTCGATCCCTATGCGAAAGCGATTGTCGGTGCGGAAATTTATGATCGACAAGCTGCCAGCGAAAAAGGCGATAATTGTCATCGAGCTTTGCGGGGTCTGGTAGTGGATACGGGCCGCTACGATTGGGAAGATGACAAACCGCTACGCACTCCCTACTCTGCCAGTTTTATCTACGAGATGCACGTCGGTGGTTTTACCCGTAACCCGAATTCTGGCGTTAGCGAGGAAAAAAGAGGTACTTTTGCGGGATTAATCGAAAAAATACCCTATTTGAAAAACCTAGGCATTACTGCCGTGGAATTGTTACCGATTCATTACTTTGATCCCGCTTCGGCCATGCCGGGGTTAACTAACTATTGGGGTTATAGCACGATCAGCTTTTTTGCGCCCCATGCTGGTTACAGTAGCGATCGCTCACCCCTGGGTCCTTTGAATGAATTTCGAGATCTGGTGAAAGCTTTACACAAAGCGGGGATCGAAGTGATTCTCGATGTGGTTTTCAATCATACCGCCGAGGGGGACGAAATCGGGCCAACTCTTTCCTTTAAAGGTATCGATAATCGCACCTACTACATCCTCGATGCAGAAGATAAAAGCCTCTATAGTAACTATACCGGCTGTGGTAACACCCTCAAGGGCAGTCATCCGATTGTGGGCAAAATGATTCTCGATTGTTTGCGCTATTGGGTGTCGGAAATGCACGTGGATGGTTTTCGCTTTGACCTAGCGGCCGTATTATCGCGCAATGTGGACGGGGAACCGATCCTGCAAAAAGGTTATAACATGATCTGGGCGATCGAATCGGATCCAGTCTTAGCCGGGACAAAATTAATCGCTGAAGCCTGGGATGCGGCAGGATTGTATAGTGTCGGTCAATTTGTCGAATTTGCCGATTGGTTTTCCGAGTGGAATGGTCCTTTTCGCGATGATGTACGCGCTTTTGTCCGGGGAGATACCAGCATAGTCACGAAATTAGCGGCGCGGATTTTAGGAAGCCCCGACATATACCACAGACCTGATACCGATGTCAATAGAAGTATAAATTTTGTTACCTGTCACGATGGCTTTACCCTTAACGATCTAGTGTCCTACGACGGGAAACACAACGAGGCTAACGGCGAGGAGAATCGGGACGGTTGCAACGATAATTTTAGCTGGAATTGTGGGGTAGAAGGGGAAACCAATAACGAGGCGATTAAAACCCTGCGACTGCAACAAATAAAAAATCTCTTAACGATCCTGTTCATTTCCCAAGGAACACCTATGCTGTTGATGGGGGACGAAGTGCGACGCACCCAAAAGGGCAACAATAACGCCTATTGTCAGGATAACCAGTTAAGTTGGTTCGATTGGAGTGCGGTAGAGCAAGAGTTCGATCTTTGGTGTTTCGTAAGGAGACTGATCGATTTTAATAAAAAATTAGCTCTTTTCCGTCAAGAAAAATTGCTAGAAGTCACCTATACCAGTCTTGAACCCCATCTCAGTTGGCATGGCGTACAGTTGAGTAAACCCGATTGGTCGGAAGATTCCCGCAGTTTAGCTTTTTCCCTGCGTCATCCCAAGGCAAATGAGTATTTACACATTATGCTGAACGCTTACTGGGAATCTCTCAACTTCCAGTTACCCCCCCTATTCCCAGAGGAAAAATGGCATCGCGTCATCGATACTGCTGGGCAATTGTCCGAGGCAGCCTGTGATTTAGATGCCGCCGTCGCTATTGAATCGGAAACCTATCGGGTGCAAGCGCGTTCGGCGGTAGTTTTAATCGTTAAACCAGTATAACAAGGGGAGAGATATTGCTCGATCGACCGATCTTGAATGCTTTAACTAATGAACAATGGCATCAATTCAATCGTCAAGTGGAAAAACGTTATTTATTTGCGGAGCAATAGCTGAAATGATGCGGCTTTCATTAGCGAAACGGTTATCGATTCTCTCTTTGTGTTTAATGGGTTTTTCCCTACCTTGGACCGCGTTCAGCGTTTCACCAGTACAGGCGAACATAGAACCGAATGCGATCGCTCTTGGTGATCCTGTTCGGGAAGAGAAGCAAGCTCGGCAGTTAGTAGAATGGTTGGGAACTAAACAATACGGTAAAGTTATTGCAGCTTTGTCACCCCAACTAAAACCCCTCTGGACTGCCGAAAAATTGCAAAAGGTCTGGGAAAGCCAAGTCACTGACAATACTGGACCGTTTAAGCGCATTGTCAAAAGCAAGCTACTCGATGCTATCAATGCCAATTTGGTGATTGTCACCGTTGAATTTGAGAAACTCACTGAAGATGTGGTAATTACCTTTAACCGGTCTGGTCAGGTAATTGCCGCCGATTTTCCCGAATTTCGTAGTATTTCTGAGATTGGCGCTGCTTTTGTCACGTCCTTGGTCAACAAAGACTACGGCCTGGCCAGAGGTTTTTTACACCCTTTCCTGAAAGCTGAGGTTTTCCCCACCAGAGTACAAGGCGCTTGGGAGAATTTACTTAAGCGTA is a genomic window containing:
- a CDS encoding potassium channel family protein, which translates into the protein MKPQIIVCGLGRTGYKIFCLLKQQSAAVVAISDRQMVCEYQSDIIIGDPCSPKTLLQAGLPDAETLVLAIDNDALNLEILTRARIINPKIRIVNRLFNETLGERLDQTLPAHVSMSVASLAAPIFSFAALGNKAIGQLQLFDRLWPIQEIIIEENHPWWGLPLYELWDDPARMLIYYLPAHDEIDLVSAVLSGKKLQTGDHLIIGNKPTIKAKQRFKLQKWLRNLLNLRPYQHYVQPVILVTLSLLGMISLATVTYLSVNQKISLVDSLYFSVGMITGAGGNEKVAESTPDSIKIFTVVMMIVGAGVIGICYALLNDFILGSRFKQFWDATRIPVRNHHIICGLGGIGTRIVRQLHDQGCEVVVIESDPNNRFLHSVRSWGIPVIIEDARLVATLETANINNAESLIVVTYEDMINVEIALTAKAIAPKINLVLRCSQEQFGRSIQEVFDFDTVLCPRDLATYSFAAAALGGRILGNGMTDDLLWVALATLITPNHPFMGQIVKEAAMNADFVPLYLEKQGQTIHGWQLLEITLDQGDILYLTMPAMRLQQVWQNTSLTIPQSFPDLK
- a CDS encoding DUF4351 domain-containing protein gives rise to the protein MTRFLWDKFSKDYLETFLSSSGDVKTSLNVTAETQEIDVYFRPTSPKIPPELGLLGRLAQTPCLLEPYRNPVTIEGIIACLSKLLTVREQLQREAHRHQQPLLAENIPRLWILTPTASQRIITAFSALNHPDWGEGIYFLPPALTTSLIVLHQLPETPETLWLRLLGRGGTRTRAIDELEALSSNHPFKSASLKLLYNLSRNLQALPKRTQEERKFIMRLAPLYEQDREKAIQQGEAIGLQKGRIEGIQEGEAIGLQKGEANLVLRLLNRRFGELPPHITETIQKLAVEQLEDLGEALLDFETQADLINWLNQN
- the glgX gene encoding glycogen debranching protein GlgX, encoding MTLETDHGKSHPVGATVLADGVNFSLFSKYATAIELLLFDDANSPVPSRTILLTPQTNRTFFYWHIFVHGIGAGQVYAYRVYGPDNPAQGHRFDPDKVVLDPYAKAIVGAEIYDRQAASEKGDNCHRALRGLVVDTGRYDWEDDKPLRTPYSASFIYEMHVGGFTRNPNSGVSEEKRGTFAGLIEKIPYLKNLGITAVELLPIHYFDPASAMPGLTNYWGYSTISFFAPHAGYSSDRSPLGPLNEFRDLVKALHKAGIEVILDVVFNHTAEGDEIGPTLSFKGIDNRTYYILDAEDKSLYSNYTGCGNTLKGSHPIVGKMILDCLRYWVSEMHVDGFRFDLAAVLSRNVDGEPILQKGYNMIWAIESDPVLAGTKLIAEAWDAAGLYSVGQFVEFADWFSEWNGPFRDDVRAFVRGDTSIVTKLAARILGSPDIYHRPDTDVNRSINFVTCHDGFTLNDLVSYDGKHNEANGEENRDGCNDNFSWNCGVEGETNNEAIKTLRLQQIKNLLTILFISQGTPMLLMGDEVRRTQKGNNNAYCQDNQLSWFDWSAVEQEFDLWCFVRRLIDFNKKLALFRQEKLLEVTYTSLEPHLSWHGVQLSKPDWSEDSRSLAFSLRHPKANEYLHIMLNAYWESLNFQLPPLFPEEKWHRVIDTAGQLSEAACDLDAAVAIESETYRVQARSAVVLIVKPV
- a CDS encoding DUF3887 domain-containing protein produces the protein MMRLSLAKRLSILSLCLMGFSLPWTAFSVSPVQANIEPNAIALGDPVREEKQARQLVEWLGTKQYGKVIAALSPQLKPLWTAEKLQKVWESQVTDNTGPFKRIVKSKLLDAINANLVIVTVEFEKLTEDVVITFNRSGQVIAADFPEFRSISEIGAAFVTSLVNKDYGLARGFLHPFLKAEVFPTRVQGAWENLLKRTGPVRRIVGTQVRKGADTDGVALVLVTIQFEKLTDTLILVFDDQKQIVNVDFPLGN